A region of Mammaliicoccus sp. Dog046 DNA encodes the following proteins:
- the yfmF gene encoding EF-P 5-aminopentanol modification-associated protein YfmF, with product MITTEHLKLASNDIYVIPTTKFKTTTIVLKFVAPLTRETITSRSILSKLLTRVTNEYKTDKAMNELLAELYGAHLFSYVNKQANNHIMTIGIEIVNEKYLKNEQSLLTHAIKLLHDVIFQPYIEDRHFNEKYTKQEKSLLRKKLTAIDDNKSQRAFLQFMNHMFHDEPYKYLASGILEDIDGVTPTSLVDTYYDLIQENAISTYIIGNVDLNEVKSLCQSYLNFEHNSQLEIESSQFKEVKEVKELVDYTHIDQAKLNMGYRFPITFHSKAYYSFLVLNMLLGGDASSILFSEVREKQSLAYSIHSQIDTKNGFLYILGGIAKDKVQVAKETILDIYHQLEQGEFDDHKLDLAKKVLISHARENFDKQRQMIDLLHTHARYQATYNHDEWISEIEGITKEDIMNIAQLGQLDTIYILTEGEENE from the coding sequence ATGATAACGACTGAACATTTAAAATTAGCATCAAATGATATTTATGTGATACCAACTACAAAATTTAAAACGACAACAATTGTATTAAAGTTTGTAGCGCCTTTAACACGTGAAACAATCACATCAAGATCAATTTTAAGCAAATTATTGACGAGGGTCACAAACGAATACAAAACAGATAAAGCGATGAATGAATTATTAGCTGAACTATATGGGGCACATTTATTTAGTTATGTGAATAAACAAGCTAATAATCATATCATGACAATTGGAATAGAAATTGTTAATGAAAAATATTTAAAAAATGAACAATCATTGTTAACACATGCAATTAAGTTGTTACATGATGTGATTTTCCAACCTTATATTGAGGATAGGCATTTTAATGAGAAATATACAAAACAAGAAAAGTCATTATTAAGAAAAAAATTAACTGCTATTGATGATAATAAATCACAACGTGCCTTTCTACAGTTTATGAATCATATGTTTCATGATGAGCCATATAAATATTTGGCTTCAGGAATTTTAGAAGATATCGATGGTGTAACGCCGACATCATTAGTTGATACATATTATGATTTAATACAAGAAAATGCAATATCTACATATATCATTGGAAACGTTGATTTGAATGAAGTTAAATCACTTTGCCAATCTTATCTGAATTTTGAACATAATAGCCAATTAGAAATAGAATCATCACAATTTAAAGAGGTTAAAGAAGTTAAAGAATTAGTGGATTATACCCATATTGATCAAGCGAAATTAAATATGGGTTATCGTTTTCCAATTACATTCCATTCCAAAGCATATTATTCATTCTTAGTTTTAAATATGTTATTAGGTGGAGATGCTTCATCTATTCTCTTTAGTGAAGTAAGAGAAAAACAAAGTTTAGCTTATTCTATTCATTCTCAAATAGATACTAAAAATGGATTTTTATATATTTTAGGCGGAATAGCTAAAGATAAAGTTCAAGTAGCGAAGGAAACTATACTAGATATATATCATCAATTAGAACAAGGTGAATTTGATGATCATAAATTAGATTTAGCTAAAAAAGTACTCATTTCACATGCGAGAGAAAATTTTGATAAACAGCGACAAATGATTGATTTACTTCATACACACGCACGTTATCAAGCAACTTATAATCATGATGAATGGATAAGTGAGATTGAAGGTATAACGAAAGAAGACATTATGAACATCGCACAACTTGGCCAATTAGATACTATATATATACTGACTGAAGGTGAAGAAAATGAATAA
- a CDS encoding GntR family transcriptional regulator, giving the protein MSTSASVNFVKNWILEQIQTNELKPGDTIPNEFEIKKMLNINYDEIDKAIHELVTEQILSQKLGGITVVKPTQSYYYPLDELVSITNMIEKNGEVAGTEFISLDEEVATKKDIEVLNLEEDAMISVIERLRTADGKPVVYCLDKIATDMFACSDYRSNSSILSAIESKVEFKITHAYTSIESMSYEPYINEILNSDPDEAMMLLTQIHYNEHEQPVLYSLNYFKSSLVKFRITRNRI; this is encoded by the coding sequence ATGTCGACAAGTGCATCTGTAAATTTCGTTAAGAATTGGATATTAGAACAAATTCAAACGAATGAATTGAAACCGGGAGATACAATACCAAATGAATTTGAAATAAAGAAAATGTTAAATATTAATTATGATGAAATTGATAAAGCGATTCATGAACTTGTAACAGAACAAATCTTATCTCAAAAATTAGGTGGCATAACAGTTGTGAAGCCAACACAATCTTACTATTATCCATTAGATGAATTAGTAAGTATCACAAATATGATTGAAAAAAACGGGGAAGTTGCTGGTACGGAATTTATCAGTTTAGATGAAGAAGTAGCAACTAAGAAAGATATAGAAGTACTAAACTTAGAAGAAGATGCAATGATTTCAGTAATTGAAAGATTACGAACGGCAGACGGAAAACCTGTCGTCTATTGTTTAGATAAAATAGCGACAGATATGTTTGCTTGTAGTGATTATCGTTCAAATTCTTCTATCTTATCAGCAATTGAAAGTAAAGTGGAATTTAAAATCACACATGCGTATACATCAATTGAATCTATGAGTTATGAACCTTATATAAACGAAATACTTAACTCAGATCCTGATGAAGCGATGATGTTATTAACGCAAATTCACTATAATGAACATGAACAACCAGTGTTATACTCATTAAATTATTTTAAAAGTAGTCTTGTAAAGTTTCGTATTACAAGAAATAGGATATAA
- a CDS encoding DNA translocase FtsK — protein MVQKKKPATRKKSTTRGKKKQKDTTLKYVIQMIILFLLVLGVFQLGFIGLIIDSFFHFLFGYSKYYTYIFIAFISLFITINGKLKFTRRITGLFIFQIALLFIMQLIFYFKDHQFETYKRTLSETYSSLERNSFYFNGGGFIGFHVFQTISKLISVFGYSLLTVLILLSSIILIMKKRHRDITKSAFEITQSKTKSQLTNMEKKREEKARAKQLEKEKRMKESPKDVSDMQEVKQPAKVQDTEPQTPNEEIPIFESQEKLQEKRKQLPKQQEPSHEPNEPEIKESAIDEAENLNYKLPPLTILNDPPKSQTVSKKAVQEKGKLLEATLKNFNVDARVTQIRIGPAVTQYEVQPAQGVKVNKIVNLSNDIALNLAAKDIRIEAPIPGKSAVGIEVPNEHISMVTLKEVLNEAKSSTNKLEVALGRDISGEPITAELNKLPHLLVAGATGSGKSVCINGIITSILMNAKPHEVKLMLIDPKMVELNVYNGVPHLLTPVVTNPQKANQALQKIVSEMEKRYDLFQHVGARNIEGYNQFIERSNKELEEKQAQLPYIVVIVDELADLMMVAGKDVESSIMRIAQLARAAGIHLIIATQRPSVDVITGSIKANIPSRIAFAVSSATDSRTILDGGGAEKLLGRGDMLFLSRDSSKPTRIQGAFLSDGEVENVVQHVVGEQTANYIKEMEPDEPTETSEIESEDELYQEAYLFVVEEQKASASLLQRRFRIGYNRASRLMDDLEGNGVIGPQSGSKPRQVLVDIYQEE, from the coding sequence ATGGTGCAAAAGAAAAAGCCCGCAACACGTAAGAAAAGTACAACTCGAGGTAAGAAAAAACAAAAAGATACAACTTTAAAATATGTCATACAAATGATCATATTGTTCTTATTAGTGTTAGGCGTCTTTCAATTAGGATTTATCGGTTTAATAATAGATAGCTTCTTTCATTTTCTTTTCGGCTATTCAAAGTATTATACGTACATATTCATAGCATTTATATCGTTGTTTATAACGATTAACGGTAAATTGAAATTTACTCGAAGAATTACGGGATTGTTTATTTTTCAAATTGCATTGTTATTTATTATGCAACTTATTTTCTATTTTAAAGATCATCAATTTGAAACGTATAAGCGAACATTAAGTGAGACTTATTCAAGCTTAGAGAGAAATTCATTTTACTTTAATGGTGGAGGATTTATCGGTTTTCATGTATTTCAAACGATTAGTAAATTAATCTCTGTGTTTGGATATAGTTTATTAACGGTGCTTATATTATTATCAAGTATTATTTTAATCATGAAAAAAAGACACCGTGACATTACAAAATCAGCATTTGAAATTACCCAAAGTAAGACGAAATCGCAATTGACAAACATGGAAAAGAAACGGGAAGAAAAAGCGAGAGCGAAACAATTAGAAAAAGAAAAACGCATGAAAGAATCACCGAAAGATGTTTCAGATATGCAAGAAGTTAAGCAGCCTGCAAAAGTACAAGATACTGAACCACAAACACCAAACGAAGAAATACCAATTTTTGAATCTCAAGAGAAGTTACAAGAAAAAAGAAAACAACTTCCGAAACAACAAGAACCAAGTCACGAACCAAATGAACCTGAAATCAAAGAATCTGCAATTGATGAAGCAGAGAATTTAAATTATAAATTACCACCTTTAACGATTTTAAATGATCCACCAAAATCTCAAACAGTTTCTAAAAAAGCGGTTCAAGAAAAAGGGAAATTGCTTGAAGCGACGTTGAAGAACTTTAATGTTGATGCTAGAGTGACGCAAATTAGAATTGGACCAGCTGTTACACAATACGAAGTACAGCCTGCTCAAGGTGTAAAAGTGAATAAAATCGTTAATTTAAGTAATGATATTGCTTTGAATTTAGCGGCTAAAGATATCAGAATAGAAGCACCTATACCAGGGAAATCTGCTGTAGGTATTGAGGTACCAAATGAACATATTTCAATGGTTACTTTGAAAGAAGTTTTGAATGAAGCCAAATCATCAACGAATAAACTTGAAGTTGCATTAGGTAGAGACATCTCAGGTGAACCAATTACTGCAGAATTAAATAAATTACCACATTTACTTGTTGCTGGTGCAACTGGGAGTGGTAAATCTGTTTGTATTAACGGTATTATCACTAGTATTTTAATGAATGCTAAACCACATGAAGTGAAATTGATGCTGATTGATCCTAAAATGGTTGAATTGAATGTCTATAACGGTGTGCCACATCTATTAACACCTGTCGTAACAAATCCACAAAAAGCAAATCAAGCATTGCAAAAAATTGTTTCTGAAATGGAAAAGAGATACGATTTATTCCAGCATGTAGGTGCAAGGAATATTGAAGGTTATAATCAATTTATTGAACGCAGTAATAAAGAATTAGAAGAAAAACAAGCACAATTACCTTATATTGTTGTTATTGTAGATGAATTAGCAGATTTAATGATGGTTGCTGGTAAGGATGTAGAATCTTCAATCATGAGAATCGCGCAATTAGCTAGAGCAGCAGGAATTCACTTAATCATTGCTACACAAAGACCATCCGTAGATGTTATTACTGGTAGTATTAAAGCGAATATTCCTTCAAGAATTGCTTTTGCAGTTAGTTCAGCAACCGATTCTAGAACGATATTAGATGGTGGTGGTGCAGAAAAACTACTAGGTAGAGGTGATATGTTATTCCTATCTAGAGATTCTTCAAAACCGACTAGAATTCAAGGTGCATTTCTTTCAGATGGAGAAGTTGAAAATGTTGTTCAACACGTTGTAGGCGAACAAACAGCTAATTATATCAAAGAAATGGAACCAGACGAGCCAACTGAAACAAGTGAAATTGAAAGTGAAGACGAATTATATCAAGAAGCTTATTTATTTGTAGTAGAAGAACAAAAAGCAAGTGCCAGTTTACTTCAAAGAAGGTTTAGAATTGGTTATAATAGAGCTTCTAGGTTAATGGATGATTTAGAAGGAAATGGTGTCATAGGTCCACAATCGGGAAGTAAACCTAGACAAGTATTGGTGGATATTTATCAAGAAGAATAG
- the rnjB gene encoding ribonuclease J2: MSLIKKKNDKVRIIPLGGVGEIAKNMYIVEVDEEMFMLDAGLMFPEDEMLGVDVVIPDIQYVIENKDKLKGIFLSHGHEDSIGAVSYILEKIDAPIYGSRLTIALVKDHMKARKLNKKVRYYTVNKDSVMRFKNVNVTFFNTTHSIPDSLGVCIHTSYGAVVYTGEFKFDQSLQGAYAPDIAKMTEIGQNGVFALISDSTEAEKPGYNVPENVIESHMVDEFAKANGRIIVSCYASNFIRIQQVLNAASKLNRKVSFLGRSLESSFNVARKLGYFNIPENLLVPVHDISKYPKNEMIIIATGMQGEPIEALGQMAQQRHPILNILEGDNVYISTSTSANMEVIIGQTLNELVKAGAHIMPNNKKTHASSHGCMEELKLMLNLMKPEYFIPVQGEFKMQIAHAKLAAETGVDPEKIFLLEKGDVVNFDGEKMVANEKVTAGNVLIDGIGVGDVGNIVLRDRHLLAEDGIFIAVVTLDPKNRKIVGGPEIQSRGFVYVRESEELLNDASEKVREIVEEGLLQKKIEWSEMKQNMRDKLGKYLYEQTKRRPMIIPIISEI; this comes from the coding sequence TTGAGTTTAATAAAAAAGAAAAATGATAAAGTTCGAATCATACCACTTGGTGGTGTGGGTGAAATAGCAAAAAATATGTATATCGTTGAAGTGGATGAAGAAATGTTCATGTTAGACGCTGGTTTAATGTTTCCAGAAGATGAAATGTTAGGTGTCGATGTAGTAATACCAGATATTCAATATGTCATTGAAAACAAAGATAAATTAAAAGGGATCTTCTTATCACACGGTCATGAAGATTCAATCGGTGCAGTAAGTTATATTCTTGAAAAAATAGATGCACCTATATATGGTTCTAGACTGACAATCGCATTAGTTAAAGATCATATGAAAGCTAGAAAGCTTAATAAAAAAGTACGTTATTATACAGTAAATAAAGACTCAGTAATGAGATTTAAAAATGTAAATGTCACGTTCTTTAATACAACACATTCAATTCCAGATAGCTTAGGCGTATGTATCCATACTTCATATGGTGCAGTCGTTTATACAGGAGAATTTAAATTTGATCAAAGTTTACAAGGTGCATATGCGCCTGACATTGCAAAAATGACTGAAATTGGTCAAAATGGTGTATTCGCTTTAATTAGTGATTCGACTGAAGCTGAGAAACCAGGGTATAACGTACCTGAAAATGTAATCGAAAGTCATATGGTAGATGAATTTGCTAAAGCAAATGGTAGAATCATTGTGTCTTGCTATGCATCTAACTTTATTCGTATTCAACAAGTGTTAAATGCAGCAAGTAAATTGAATCGTAAAGTGTCATTCTTAGGTCGCTCATTAGAGAGTTCATTTAATGTTGCACGTAAATTAGGCTACTTTAATATTCCTGAAAATTTACTTGTACCGGTACATGATATTAGTAAATATCCGAAGAATGAAATGATTATTATTGCTACTGGTATGCAAGGTGAACCAATAGAAGCATTAGGCCAAATGGCGCAACAAAGACACCCAATTCTAAACATTTTAGAAGGTGACAATGTTTATATTTCAACATCAACGTCTGCAAATATGGAAGTAATCATAGGCCAAACATTAAATGAACTTGTAAAAGCCGGCGCACATATTATGCCAAATAATAAAAAAACGCATGCATCCAGTCATGGTTGTATGGAAGAATTAAAATTAATGCTTAATTTAATGAAACCTGAATACTTTATACCTGTTCAAGGTGAATTTAAAATGCAAATTGCACATGCTAAATTAGCTGCTGAAACTGGTGTAGATCCAGAGAAAATCTTCTTACTTGAAAAAGGTGACGTTGTTAACTTTGATGGTGAAAAAATGGTAGCCAATGAAAAAGTAACTGCAGGCAATGTATTAATTGATGGTATTGGTGTCGGAGACGTAGGTAATATCGTTTTAAGAGACCGTCATTTATTAGCTGAAGATGGTATCTTTATTGCTGTTGTAACTTTAGATCCTAAGAACAGAAAAATTGTTGGCGGACCTGAAATTCAATCACGTGGTTTCGTGTACGTAAGAGAAAGTGAAGAATTATTAAATGATGCTTCAGAAAAAGTACGTGAAATTGTCGAAGAAGGCTTACTTCAGAAGAAAATTGAATGGTCTGAAATGAAACAAAATATGCGTGATAAACTCGGCAAATATTTATATGAACAAACGAAACGTCGCCCAATGATTATTCCAATTATTTCTGAAATTTAA
- a CDS encoding pitrilysin family protein codes for MTEILKLENGTTVLFEDVPSSETISIGAYVNTGTADEGDYPEGIAHFMEHMLFKGSENYTRQQLSIEFDKIGGYNNAYTTKMYTCYFCKTLKRFDRIATDLLFDMLQRPLFLEEEIEREKKVILEEIKMIEDTPEEWLLDQLESEIYENQPLGRMILGSPESVNSIDKATLVDFHNKYYNSNRLIVSVAGAITQELKDQIVEQLSHATEEGIEKNNETMTFIEKKKTYYKNELEQTHFMRSYAAPSYQSDLYYATNILNTILGETMSSKLFQVLREEHGLCYNVYSDFQSFHNNGLLTIYVATDKENVAASSELITEVLKSLLEEGITQEELDDAKSHIITSFLMASESNQNKMTRNARSMMFHHELVTNNDFENEVNQIKLEDIKYATKKLLEAPYSEFILTEK; via the coding sequence ATGACTGAAATATTAAAATTAGAAAATGGTACGACAGTATTGTTTGAAGATGTACCTAGCAGTGAAACAATCAGTATTGGAGCTTATGTAAATACTGGTACAGCTGATGAAGGTGATTACCCAGAAGGTATCGCTCATTTCATGGAGCATATGTTGTTTAAAGGTAGCGAGAATTATACAAGACAACAATTATCAATAGAATTTGATAAAATAGGTGGTTATAACAATGCTTACACGACTAAAATGTACACATGTTACTTTTGTAAAACATTAAAACGTTTTGACCGAATCGCAACAGACTTACTATTTGATATGCTTCAGCGTCCATTATTTTTAGAGGAAGAAATTGAACGTGAGAAGAAAGTCATACTTGAAGAAATAAAAATGATTGAAGACACACCAGAAGAATGGTTATTGGATCAATTAGAAAGTGAAATATACGAGAATCAACCTTTAGGTAGAATGATTTTAGGATCACCTGAAAGTGTGAATAGTATTGATAAAGCGACACTCGTTGATTTTCACAATAAATATTATAATAGTAATCGATTAATCGTTTCTGTTGCAGGGGCAATCACTCAAGAACTTAAAGATCAAATCGTTGAACAATTATCACACGCAACTGAAGAAGGCATTGAGAAAAATAATGAAACGATGACTTTTATTGAAAAGAAAAAAACGTATTATAAAAATGAATTAGAACAAACACACTTTATGCGAAGTTATGCTGCACCGAGTTATCAATCCGATTTATATTACGCAACGAATATATTAAATACAATATTAGGAGAAACGATGAGTTCAAAACTATTCCAAGTTTTGAGAGAAGAACATGGCCTTTGTTATAATGTGTATTCTGATTTTCAAAGTTTCCATAATAACGGTTTACTGACGATTTATGTGGCGACTGATAAAGAAAATGTTGCAGCTTCGAGTGAACTGATTACGGAAGTATTAAAATCTTTACTTGAAGAAGGTATTACACAAGAAGAATTAGATGATGCAAAAAGTCATATCATTACAAGTTTCTTAATGGCATCTGAATCTAATCAAAATAAAATGACTAGAAATGCGCGTTCAATGATGTTTCATCATGAATTAGTAACGAATAATGACTTTGAAAATGAAGTGAATCAAATTAAACTCGAAGATATAAAATATGCTACGAAAAAATTATTAGAAGCACCTTATTCTGAGTTTATATTAACAGAAAAATAA
- the pnp gene encoding polyribonucleotide nucleotidyltransferase — MSQEKKVFKTEWAGSPLIIETGQLAKQANGAVLVRYGETVVLSTATASKEPRNVDFFPLMVNYEEKMYAAGKIPGGFNKREGRPGEDATLTSRLIDRPIRPLFPKGYRNDVQVISIVMSVDPNCSPEMAAMIGSSMALSVSDIPFERPIAGVNVGLVDGEYVINPDVEQKEVSQLDLQVAGHKDAINMVEAGAKEVTEETMLNAILFGHKEIQRLVEFQEAVIAEIQPVKAEFVPVDVEPSLEASVRTKAEALDLNAAIRTEEKQQRDINITAVKEEVLLQFVNEDDPENEEVLKQVSKILDTMVKDEVRRLITEDKVRPDGRRPEEIRPLASEVGLLPRAHGSGLFTRGQTQAFSVATLGALGEHQIIDGLGTEEQKRYMHHYNFPNFSVGETGPVRAPGRREIGHGALGERALLQVIPDEKEFPYTIRVVSEVLESNGSSSQASICGSTLALMDAGVPIKAPVAGIAMGLITKDDNYTILSDIQGMEDALGDMDFKVAGTEKGITAIQMDIKIDGLSEQILKEALEQARLGRLHILNHMLETLREPREELSQYAPKIEIMHIKPDKIRDVIGPGGKKINEIIDETGVKLDIEQDGTVFIGSKDQEMIDRARQIIENIVREAEVGAIYMATVKRIEKFGAFVEIFPGKDALVHISQFSNERVNKVEDVAKMGDQFLVKVTEIDRQGRVNASRKVLLNDENEQK; from the coding sequence ATGTCTCAAGAGAAAAAAGTCTTTAAGACAGAATGGGCGGGCAGTCCATTAATAATAGAAACAGGCCAATTAGCTAAACAAGCAAATGGTGCAGTATTGGTAAGATATGGGGAAACTGTTGTGTTATCAACGGCAACAGCATCTAAAGAACCAAGAAATGTGGATTTCTTCCCATTAATGGTAAACTATGAAGAAAAAATGTATGCAGCAGGTAAAATACCTGGTGGATTTAACAAACGTGAAGGTCGTCCTGGCGAAGATGCAACTTTAACAAGTCGTTTAATTGATAGACCAATTAGACCATTATTTCCTAAAGGGTATAGAAATGATGTTCAAGTTATCTCAATCGTGATGAGTGTCGATCCAAACTGTTCACCAGAAATGGCAGCTATGATTGGTTCTTCAATGGCATTATCAGTATCTGATATTCCTTTTGAAAGACCTATTGCAGGCGTGAATGTAGGATTAGTTGATGGAGAATATGTCATTAATCCTGACGTAGAACAAAAAGAAGTCTCTCAATTAGATTTACAAGTTGCAGGACATAAAGATGCGATTAATATGGTTGAAGCAGGTGCTAAAGAAGTAACTGAAGAAACAATGTTAAATGCGATTTTATTTGGTCATAAAGAAATTCAAAGATTAGTTGAATTCCAAGAAGCAGTAATTGCTGAAATTCAACCAGTTAAAGCTGAATTTGTACCAGTAGATGTTGAACCATCACTTGAAGCTTCTGTTCGCACGAAAGCTGAAGCATTAGATCTTAATGCGGCTATTAGAACTGAAGAAAAACAACAACGTGATATTAATATAACTGCAGTTAAGGAAGAAGTTCTTTTACAATTTGTAAATGAAGACGATCCTGAAAATGAAGAAGTATTAAAACAAGTAAGCAAAATATTAGATACGATGGTTAAAGATGAAGTACGTCGTCTTATTACTGAAGACAAAGTTCGACCTGATGGCCGTAGACCAGAAGAAATTAGACCTTTAGCTTCAGAAGTTGGATTATTACCAAGAGCCCATGGTTCTGGTTTGTTTACTCGTGGACAAACACAAGCATTTTCAGTTGCAACATTAGGTGCGCTAGGTGAACATCAAATTATTGATGGGTTAGGTACTGAAGAACAGAAAAGATATATGCATCATTATAATTTCCCTAACTTCTCAGTTGGTGAAACTGGTCCAGTAAGAGCACCAGGACGTCGTGAAATTGGACATGGTGCGTTAGGTGAACGTGCATTATTACAAGTGATTCCAGATGAAAAAGAATTCCCTTATACAATTAGAGTTGTATCAGAAGTACTTGAATCTAATGGATCATCTTCACAAGCTTCAATTTGTGGATCTACATTAGCATTAATGGATGCAGGTGTACCGATTAAAGCACCGGTTGCTGGTATTGCAATGGGCTTAATTACTAAAGATGATAATTATACAATTTTATCAGACATTCAAGGTATGGAAGATGCTTTAGGCGATATGGATTTTAAAGTAGCTGGTACTGAAAAAGGTATTACAGCGATTCAAATGGATATTAAAATCGACGGTTTAAGTGAACAAATCTTAAAAGAAGCACTTGAACAAGCACGTTTAGGTCGATTACATATCTTAAATCATATGTTAGAAACATTAAGAGAACCTAGAGAAGAACTAAGTCAATACGCACCTAAAATTGAAATCATGCATATTAAGCCTGATAAAATTAGAGATGTTATTGGACCTGGTGGTAAGAAAATTAACGAAATCATCGATGAAACAGGTGTTAAATTAGACATCGAACAAGATGGTACTGTATTCATCGGTTCTAAAGATCAAGAGATGATTGACCGTGCACGTCAAATTATTGAAAATATCGTTCGTGAAGCTGAAGTAGGCGCTATTTACATGGCTACAGTTAAACGTATCGAAAAATTTGGTGCATTTGTTGAAATATTCCCTGGTAAAGATGCGCTAGTTCATATTTCTCAATTCTCAAATGAACGTGTGAACAAAGTTGAAGATGTAGCTAAAATGGGTGACCAATTCTTAGTTAAAGTAACTGAAATTGATCGTCAAGGACGCGTAAATGCATCTCGTAAAGTATTATTGAATGACGAAAACGAACAAAAATAA
- the rpsO gene encoding 30S ribosomal protein S15 codes for MAISQERKNELIEQYRVHETDTGSPEVQIAVLTAEITALNEHLRTHKKDHHSRRGLLKMVGRRKHLLTYLRDNDVQRYRELIKSLGLRR; via the coding sequence ATGGCAATTTCACAAGAAAGAAAAAACGAACTTATCGAACAATACCGCGTACACGAAACTGATACTGGTTCTCCAGAAGTACAAATCGCAGTTTTAACAGCAGAAATCACTGCTTTAAACGAACATTTACGTACTCATAAAAAAGACCATCATTCACGTCGTGGATTATTAAAAATGGTTGGTCGTCGTAAGCACTTATTAACTTACTTACGTGACAATGATGTTCAACGTTACCGTGAATTAATCAAATCACTTGGTTTACGTCGCTAA
- a CDS encoding bifunctional riboflavin kinase/FAD synthetase, giving the protein MEVIEITHPIKSSQFVNENIALAIGFFDGIHLGHQEVLQKMLKVAKDKHLKKAVMTFDPHPSVVLNPEKKRTTYLTPITDKVEAIRQLGVDYCFVVNFSSTFADVSADDFIDQYFVRNHVKAVIAGYDFSFGKYGKGNMSSLQENDYPFSVHVVSKKTLEGSEKISTTNIRASLENGEIESSNLSLGRPYVIKGMVVQGEKRGRTIGFPTANVEPSDDYVLPQKGVYAVTLLIKSRDQMYNGVCNVGVKPTFHDPSVSQISIEVNIFDFEESIYGERVEVFWHHFIRPEQKFDGIDALVAQIRKDKEEAKSLLSLEN; this is encoded by the coding sequence ATGGAAGTTATAGAAATTACACACCCAATAAAATCATCACAATTTGTAAATGAAAATATTGCTTTAGCTATCGGTTTTTTTGATGGTATACATTTAGGCCATCAAGAAGTACTTCAGAAAATGTTGAAAGTGGCAAAGGATAAACATTTAAAAAAAGCTGTAATGACTTTTGATCCACATCCTTCAGTTGTACTAAACCCAGAGAAGAAACGCACAACTTACTTAACGCCAATAACAGATAAAGTTGAGGCAATTAGACAACTTGGTGTAGATTATTGTTTTGTTGTGAACTTTTCTTCAACATTTGCTGACGTATCTGCAGATGATTTTATAGACCAATATTTTGTACGTAATCACGTCAAAGCAGTTATTGCAGGTTACGACTTTAGCTTTGGAAAATATGGCAAAGGTAATATGTCTTCACTACAAGAAAATGATTATCCATTTAGTGTCCATGTTGTTTCTAAAAAAACACTTGAAGGCTCAGAAAAAATATCTACAACAAATATTAGAGCTTCATTAGAAAATGGAGAAATTGAATCTAGTAATTTATCGTTAGGTCGACCTTATGTGATTAAAGGCATGGTTGTGCAAGGAGAGAAGAGAGGCCGAACAATCGGTTTCCCTACTGCTAACGTAGAGCCGAGTGATGATTATGTCCTACCTCAAAAAGGGGTTTACGCAGTAACTTTACTGATAAAATCACGAGACCAAATGTATAATGGTGTTTGTAATGTAGGTGTAAAACCAACATTTCATGATCCATCTGTTTCTCAAATTAGCATTGAAGTAAATATTTTCGATTTTGAAGAAAGTATTTATGGTGAACGAGTGGAAGTATTCTGGCATCACTTTATTCGACCAGAACAAAAGTTTGATGGCATCGATGCTCTTGTAGCACAAATTAGGAAAGATAAAGAAGAAGCTAAATCTTTATTATCACTTGAAAATTAA